The segment TCGTAAAAAATATGCTTACTTTGCAAGTAAAATTCTGCCGAATTGAACAAGATTTTAAGAGGGATCGCTCAGCTTATCCTGCTACAGGCCATACTCTTGGCGTTATCATACGCCTCTTACCAACTCAGCTCCGCTACACATTCGTTGTTGTTGTACCTCCCATTGGTATTGGGCATTGTATTCATTCATTGGTTTGGATGGCCGGTGTTGCCCGGTTTACTCATAAACGGAATAACTACTCTCATGATATGGGGGATTTCAAACTTTACCTTGCGCCTCTGGTTGCTTTCCACGCATGAAGCCGTAGTGGCGCTGGTTTCGTGGCTACTGTTTTGTAAACTATTTCCACCCAAAGAAAAAGCACGCTTTGGCAACACTAATTATTTCCTGAGGTTTACATTGCTGGCCGTGCTTATCCCAATAACCATCAACTCCATATATGTGTACCACTATGCTTTTGTACAGGGCGACCCTGACAAAGTTGCGCTTTATTGGCTTTCTGACTTTATAACCATTTTGCCGCTTTCCATTGCCCTGCTGTATTTTTTTTCCTTTGATAAAGCCTCTCAATCCTTTAAGCGCAAAAGGCTTAATTTTTCAAACCGGCTTTGGGTTGAACTGGGGTTGGTTACCCTTGTATTTATTATTCTTTCTTTACTGTTCCCATTCGATAAATATTGGTTCATCTATGGCATTGGTGCTACCCTGTTTGCCCTACGTTGGGGCTTTGCTGCAGTAGTTGTTCTCAACACCATCATTTTCATGCTAAGCTACCTGCTGCCTTTGTTTGAATTTGCGTCTTCCTTGCTTATAAGTTTAGGTTCAACACAATACATAAGTGTACACCTGGGCATGAGCACCATGATGTTTGTATCGCTTTTGGTTGGACGTGTGGTGACTGATCTGCACACTACCGAAAAGAACCTGAAAAATGAAAAGTTAAGAGTTGAGGTCATTAATGAGGAGTTGGAACAAGCCAACCAGGAACTTGATCACTTCGTTTACAGTGTTTCGCATGATTTGAGCGCACCGCTCAAATCAATAAAAGGCCTGGTCACCATCAGTCGCCTGCAACCTGATCAGGCGAATTTATACCTGGACAAAATTGAGCTAAGTGCCAATAAACTGGAAGAGTTCATAAATGAGGTACTGGATTACTCCAGGGCAACACGAAAAAATATTGAACTTGAACAAATTCACATTAAAGAATTAATTGAAGAGATCAATTCGAAGCTTGAGTTCATGGAAAATTTCTCAAAAATCGAATTTACCTATAACCTGAAAATACCCGTGTTTACCAGCGACCGCTTATTGGTTAAAGTGGCGCTCGGTAACATGATTTCCAATGCAATCAAATATCAAAAGAAATTCAAAGACCATCACGCTAAAGTAACTTTCAATTCATTCAAAAATGATAAGGAAATTATTCTTGAAGTGAGCGATAATGGAGAAGGTATCCAAGATCAGTATAAAGGAAAGCTTTTCAGTATGTTTTATCGGGGCACCGCAAGCGCGTCCGGATCGGGCCTTGGCCTTTACATAGCAAGGGAGGCTATAAAAAAAATTGGCGGACAAGTTACATTTGAATCGGTGTGGGGACAGGGATCTACATTCCGTATCCATTTGCCTGACCTTTAAATGCCAATTGCCAACACCTTGGATTATTTCGCTAAACCTGATCTACTTCTTTTGCATGGTGCATGAAATTTCCGAATGTTAGCTGTCACTAATTGGAATTATTCGCCATCTTCGAAGTCGCTAAAAAAACATCCTATGCAAAAATTAAAATTTTTATCCTTAGTAATTATTGCAGCCCTCGCTTGGATTGCTGCGTGTACCCCAGTCGAAAAACAAGTAAGCTTGCCCGATGTGGCACCGCCTGTTGCCACCATTATACCCCATGAATTAACCAGCAAACACGGTGCTGTTCGTACCGATAATTACTACTGGCTAAAGAACCGCGAAGACTCAACCGTGATAAATTACCTCACAGCCGAAAACCATTACCTGGATACCATGATGGCGCACACCAATGCCTTTCAGGAAGCCTTGTTCAATGAAATGCGCGGGCGGATCAAGGAAGATGACGCTTCAGTACCCTACAAGCTTGATGACTATTATTACTACACCCGGTTTGTTACCGGTGGCGAATACCCGATCTATTGCCGCAAAAAAGGATCAATGGATGCACCTGAAGAAATTATTGCCGATGGTAACGAATTGGGCAAGGGGCAGTCATTCTTTAATTTCTTTACTTCAGTGAGTGTTGACCACAAAATGGTGGCTATTGTAATGGATACGGTGGGCAGGAATTTTTACACCGTTAAGTTTAAAGACCTTACTACTGGAAAATACCTGGCCGACAAAATACCCGATACCCGCGGGGGCTACAGTTGGACCAACGACAACAAATCTATTTTCTATGCCGTTCCCGATAAGAAAACGCTGCGCAACTATCAGATTAAACGACATGTATTGGGTACCGCTACTACAACTGATCCTGTTATCTACGAAGAAAAAGATCAAACCCTGGATGTAGGTATCGGTAAAACCAAATCGAAAAAATATTTTATTATCTCTTCCGGACGAACCGATGCAAATTTTTCACAATACATCAGTGCTGACAACCCAGGTAAACCTATCGTTATTGAACCGATCCAGGATAATGTTGAGTATAGTGTTGATCATGCCGGAGGTGATAAGTTTTATATCTATACTAACCTGAATGCTGTAAATTATCGGTTAGCCGAAACCCCGATCAATGCTCCGGGAAAAGCTAACTGGAAAGATGTAATCGCACACCGCGATAATGTTTACCTGCAAGATGTAGACTACTTTAAAGATTACCTGGCGCTGGAAGAAATGAAAACCGGGCTGGCTTCCATCCGCTTAATCAAATGGGCAGATAAATCAGAACACACCATCGACTTTGGCGAGCAGGCTTACTATGCCGGCATTGGTTACAATCCGGATTTTAACACCAACCTTATCCGCTACAACTACCAATCGATGACTACCCCCAACTCAACATTCGATTATAACATGGACACGCGCGAAAAAGAATTAAAAAAAGAACAAGAGGTATTGGGCGGTTTTAATAAAAACGATTACGTTACTGAACGTGTAATGGTAAAAGCCCGAGATGGTAAGGAAGTTCCGCTATCCATTGTTTACAGAAAAGATGCTTTTAAGAAAGACGGCACTTCACCCGGCTGGATATACGGTTATGGCTCTTATGGCGCCTCCATGTTCCCGACATTTAGTATTGCACGCATCAGCCTACTTGATCGTGGATTTGTTTATGCCATCGCACACATTCGCGGTGGAAAAGAAATGGGTGGTGCCTGGCACGATGATGGTAAAATGCTGAACAAGAAAAACACGTTTACGGATTTCATCGATTGTTCAGATTGGTTGATCCAAAACAAGTACGTTGCCAAAGATAAACTCTTTGCCTCGGGCGGTAGTGCCGGTGGCCTACTCATGGGCGCTGTGGTAAACATGCGTCCTGAATTATACCGCGGGGTAATTGCGGCCGTTCCGTTTGTCGATGTGATTACCACCATGGAAGATGAAAGTATTCCATTAACAACCTTTGAATGGAAAGAGTGGGGAAACCCGAACATTAAAGAAGAATATGATTACATGCTCTCCTACTCCCCTTACGATAACGTAGAGAAAAAAGCTTACCCTAATTTAATGGTCACCACCGGGCTGCACGACTCACAGGTGCAGTACTGGGAACCCGCTAAATGGGTTGCCAAACTGCGCGCAATGAAAACCGATAACAACAGACTCTATTTATACACCAACATGGATGCAGGCCATGGTGGGGCCAGCGGCAGGTTCAGAAGGCTACGCGAAACTGCCCGGGAGTATACGTTTGTTTTTGATATACTGGGAATGAAGGAGGTGATTGAAACCAAACCAAAGATTGAGAAGTTGTAAATAATCCCCTTGGCTTGAGTCGACACAGACCAAGTAAAGGAAAATTCAAACTAAAACCTCCAACACCTAAACCTCCGGGGTTTAAGGCTTTGGAGGTTTTTATTTTTTTATACGCCATCCATCAATTTTATCAAAAATTACTTTCTACATTCGGTATCCTAAAATATAAAACCATGAAAAAGACCCTTTTAATCCTTAGCGTGATTACACTCGTAGTAACCAGCTGTAATTTTTCGGCTGGCACCAAAGCCGATCTTGTTTCCGGCCTTTCTTCAACCTGGAATGGCTTAAGCGCTGAAACCATTTACTTTGTTGATCAGGAAGATCAATCCATCACCAACAAACAGGTTTCGTGGAACACCGAATGCTCCTTCGTATTTGAAGGCATAAGCAACTACACCTTAAAAGATGGAAATGCTTTTCCGGGTATCACCTTAACCGTTACCGATCCTTCAGGAGCAGAGGTGGTTGCCTTTGATGATATGCTGGCCAGCTATACAGAAGGTGTATCACCAACCGATGCAGGCGTACTGCGTGCCACCCTAACCGTTGGCGACCCGATGAAAGTTGGCGAAACCTATACCGTAACGGCACGGGTATTCGACAAGCAAAATGCAGAAGCAGAAATTGTAAGTAAAGTTTCTGTTAAAGTGGTTGAGTAGATTTTTCCTTATTCCCTGGTCTGTGTCTTCACAGACCAGGGATAAATTGTTACTCTTTGACCAAACTATACCGGCTTCCACTATACTGCATATCCTGCAGGTTAAGAATTCGCCCGCCCCGTACCGCTTCAAACCACGCGTTGAACTTACTGGTTTTTCCTTCCCACCGGTTGGGCAAAACAATTTCCCAGTTGGACACAGTAGCCTTCCCTTTATACTCCTGCGAATAGGTTGACATGGAACCCACCATGCCTGAGGCGCCCTGATGTTTGCTTACGTAATCACTGTTGGCAAAAAATTCAAACTTATCGCTCATGGCAACGGCACCCATGCCGGCATAAGCACCCGTGTAAGCATTATAATAATTTGCAGTGGCACTTCCACCTCCGCTCCATTTGCCAATGATATCATTTAACGCAACGGCAAACCTGTTGTACCGGCTCATGCCCGGCAATTCAGAATCAAATTCTTTCTCGGCATTCGGAAAGGTTTTTCGCAGGGTGGCTTCATCGGGCATCACCGCCACCACCGGAAACATATTACCGTTAGAAGAGGTGACATACATAGCCAAAAAACAGTTCTTACCCGTTTTGGTATCAATGGCAGTACCTTCAATATAAGGGGCCTGAAATGATGAAATGACTTCACCATGATCGCGGTATTGTTTGGTAAGAATACGAAACTCTTTGGCCAGATAATTATCCCAGTAAAAATCTCTTCCGGCATGGCGCGAAGCATCATTATGTGAAACAGGATAATACACGTGAACCTTGATCGCGCCTTTTGTTACTACCACTTTATCGTTTTCAATAGTCGAAACCCAACCATCATCCCAGTTGGTAACCGAAAAGGTAAAGTTGCCGGTTCGAACAGGTTGAACTGTTGGTGCGCTGTTAGGTGATACAGTGGTTTGAGTTTGTTGGCTCACCGCAGCCGTTGGCAAGGAAGGATTTTGCTGGACAGGAGGTAAAGTTGTTTTGGTTACAGGTTGATTCGAAACAACGGGTAAGGAATTTTCTAAAGCAGGCACGCCCTCTAGCTTGCCAAAATACAGTTCCGGGTTTTTCACATTAAACGACCAATACATGAAATAGTACTGCCCCTGCTTAATCAACCACGCATACTCGGGCCGGTCATCCAGTTGCCTGATTTCCCACCCCCTGGTGTTCAAAGATGTTTTTAGGCTTTCGGTATGATTGACACCGGGGGGAAGCCTGAACACTTCTGCATCGCTTACGGTAACGTTATATTTTTTCGTCTCCCCTTCCAGGAAAGTCATTACCAATGCCACATTGAACACCCGCTTATCCTGCCGCGTGCCGGCCGGAAGGTCAATGCCCGTATAAGCAGAACTGGAAACGGGCACGAGATTTTTCTGCGCAAAAACCGAAACTGATAGCAACAAGCATAATATCAGGTTGAATTTTCGACTTGCCATAACCATTCTCTTTTGTTTAAACGACACTCAAATTTCAAAATCTGTATGGAATTCAACCTAACGGATTGGTGGCATTGGTTAACGGTAATGTTGCATTGCAAAAAAGGTTGATTTCTGAGTACATTGGTGGCGCTAACTAAGTTTTGCATGAAGTGGGGGCGTGTTTTACATTGGTGTTTACTGGTGCTGCCCAGCCAGGTATTTTGGTTTTCAGCACAAGCGCAACCATCACTCGCCCAACACCTTACCTTTCCTGCTGGCACTGTCTATGAAATCCTGCGCGACAGCAAAGGTTTCATGTGGTTTGCTGCTTCCTCAGGGTTGTACCGCTATGATGGCTACACCACCATTGTGTACAAGCATGATCCTGGAAATCCAAATTCATTAAGCGAATCGTTTATCACCGCTTTGCAGGAAGATCGTGACGGTAATCTTTGGGTAGGTACCCTGAATGGCGGGCTCAATAAATTTTTAACAGCCACCAATACCGCTATCCGTCTCAACAAGTCTTCAGCTGATAAAATTGGTATACCAGGCAAATCAATGACGGATATTGATATAGATGATTCTGGTAATGTTTGGGTGATCTCCGGCAAACCTTACAAAATCAACCCGGTCACGCTGGCCATTGATAGTCTTCCACTTGCCTTGCCACCGGATTTTGGCATCACCAAGATTTTATTTGGTCGAAATAACACCGCATGGATAGGCTCCAATGGCGATGGTTTTGGCGTGCTTAATAAAACCACCGGGCAATTTGAAATCTACCGGGTTACCCATCCCGATGCCGCTATTGCTGCCCGGGCCAATGTTATCCGCAACTTTCAGGAAGATGATCAGGGCACCCTCTGGCTCGCAACCTATGGAGGCTTAGTGCAGTTCAATCCTGCCACAAAAAGTATCCGGCATTGGATTAATAAACCTGATGACCCTTTCAGCTTACGGCATAATTCGTTATGGAATATTTATCCTGACAAACACGGAAAAATCTGGATCGCGTCATGGGGTGGTGGATTAAGTTACTACGATGCAACGCATGATCGATTTGAAAACAACATGTTTAAACCCGGGAGCATATTTGGAATAAACAGTAACGAGGCACGCTCGTTTTTTGCCGACAGGGATGGAACGTTTTGGCTGGGCACAAATGGTGATGGCATTTACAAGCTTAAGCCAATTGAAGCCTTGAAAGAGTTTGCCGGATCGGGCCAACTGAAACAACCGATACGGGCAGCTATTGCAGGCAAGCGTTATCACTACTTTCTTTCCGATCAGCATGGATTAATGGCATATTCTGAAAATGAAGGTTTGGTATTTACCCTGCCACCGTTTCGCGACCGTAAACCAAACGGGCTTGGCGGAAACTTTGTTTCAGGTGTTGTTGAACGTGGCGATGGAAAAATTTTTATCGGAACCGACTTTGGTATTACCGAGTTTGACCCGGAAACCAAAAAAGCTAACTACTATTTTAACATACCGGGAGATAATACGAGCCTTAGCCACAATTCGGTAAACTCTATTTTTATCGATTCAAAAAACAGGCTTTGGGCAGGCACTCCGTTCGACCTGAATTTATTCCTGCCCGATAAAAAACAGTTTTTTAAGTTCCGTAAGCCTGAGTTTTTTCAGAAAAGCATCATGCAATTTTTGGAAACGGACGAAGGGCTATGGCTTGGAACGGCCACCGGTGGCCTTTTGTTATTCAACGCGGAAAAAGACAGCATCATCCATAACTTTCAATATGAAGCAGGCAGTAAAGGCTTAAGTAATAATTACATCACTGCGTTATTTCAAGACCATCAAAACTACATCTGGATTGGCACGCGACAGGGCCTAAACCGCTACAACCCTAATACCAAAAAAGTTGAACGGATGCATACGGCTACACAGCTGGATGGCAGCAGCATTGGCATCATTGCTGCTGGAAAAGGCTATGAAATTTTCATTCAATCAGACCATGGCCTTTATAGCTGTTTCAGAAAACAGGCCGCTAACGAATTCGAATTTGTAAAGTTACCTTCACCTGTCTCCTCATCGGTTATTCAATTACTTAGTGTAAAAGACCGGAACTATAATCTTGTTATTGCCGACAAAGTCTACCAGCTACCCTATTCCGCTTACATCGTATCAACAACAGCAGTACCCATTGTGATTACTCAGTTTTCCATCGATCCAAACAACAGCCATCCGCTTGATTCTTCGGAATTAGTCATTAATCCATCTTTTCGAAACGGTATTACACTGGCCTATGATCAAAACCTTTTTTCCATTGAATTCTCCTTGCTTGATTTTACAGACCCCAACACCAATGAATACGCCTACATGCTGGAGAACTTCGATAACACATGGACGTACAGCGGCACGCGAAGGTTCGTAACATACACCAACATTAGCCCGGGTACCTACATCTTTCATGCAAAAGGAAAAGGACACAATGAGGCCTGGAATGAAGAAGGTGTCTCCATGGTCATTACGGTTCTCCCTCCTCCATGGAAAACGTGGTGGGCATACACAACTTATGGAATAATTTTGATCGGGTTATTATGGGCCGCCAGAAAAAACATCATTAACCGCGAACGCCTGAAAGCACAAGTGGCATTAGAGCAGAAAGAAAAACAAACACTGCGCGAACTGGACCACCTGAAAACAAAATTCTTCTCCAACATCACGCATGAGTTCCGCACACCGTTAACCTTAATACAAGGGCCTGCCGATAATTTACTTGAAAAAACTACCGATAAAGAAACCGTTCAACAACTTAACCTGATCAAATCCAACGCACAGCGTTTGCTCAAACTTATCAATCAACTACTTGACCTCGCAAAGTTAGACGCCAACGAAACCAAACTGGATAAAAAACCATTAAACCTCGCTTCGTTGTGCCGCGCCACCATTGCCCAATTCACCAGCATGGCCGAAT is part of the Cyclobacteriaceae bacterium genome and harbors:
- a CDS encoding GHKL domain-containing protein, with translation MNKILRGIAQLILLQAILLALSYASYQLSSATHSLLLYLPLVLGIVFIHWFGWPVLPGLLINGITTLMIWGISNFTLRLWLLSTHEAVVALVSWLLFCKLFPPKEKARFGNTNYFLRFTLLAVLIPITINSIYVYHYAFVQGDPDKVALYWLSDFITILPLSIALLYFFSFDKASQSFKRKRLNFSNRLWVELGLVTLVFIILSLLFPFDKYWFIYGIGATLFALRWGFAAVVVLNTIIFMLSYLLPLFEFASSLLISLGSTQYISVHLGMSTMMFVSLLVGRVVTDLHTTEKNLKNEKLRVEVINEELEQANQELDHFVYSVSHDLSAPLKSIKGLVTISRLQPDQANLYLDKIELSANKLEEFINEVLDYSRATRKNIELEQIHIKELIEEINSKLEFMENFSKIEFTYNLKIPVFTSDRLLVKVALGNMISNAIKYQKKFKDHHAKVTFNSFKNDKEIILEVSDNGEGIQDQYKGKLFSMFYRGTASASGSGLGLYIAREAIKKIGGQVTFESVWGQGSTFRIHLPDL
- a CDS encoding S9 family peptidase translates to MQKLKFLSLVIIAALAWIAACTPVEKQVSLPDVAPPVATIIPHELTSKHGAVRTDNYYWLKNREDSTVINYLTAENHYLDTMMAHTNAFQEALFNEMRGRIKEDDASVPYKLDDYYYYTRFVTGGEYPIYCRKKGSMDAPEEIIADGNELGKGQSFFNFFTSVSVDHKMVAIVMDTVGRNFYTVKFKDLTTGKYLADKIPDTRGGYSWTNDNKSIFYAVPDKKTLRNYQIKRHVLGTATTTDPVIYEEKDQTLDVGIGKTKSKKYFIISSGRTDANFSQYISADNPGKPIVIEPIQDNVEYSVDHAGGDKFYIYTNLNAVNYRLAETPINAPGKANWKDVIAHRDNVYLQDVDYFKDYLALEEMKTGLASIRLIKWADKSEHTIDFGEQAYYAGIGYNPDFNTNLIRYNYQSMTTPNSTFDYNMDTREKELKKEQEVLGGFNKNDYVTERVMVKARDGKEVPLSIVYRKDAFKKDGTSPGWIYGYGSYGASMFPTFSIARISLLDRGFVYAIAHIRGGKEMGGAWHDDGKMLNKKNTFTDFIDCSDWLIQNKYVAKDKLFASGGSAGGLLMGAVVNMRPELYRGVIAAVPFVDVITTMEDESIPLTTFEWKEWGNPNIKEEYDYMLSYSPYDNVEKKAYPNLMVTTGLHDSQVQYWEPAKWVAKLRAMKTDNNRLYLYTNMDAGHGGASGRFRRLRETAREYTFVFDILGMKEVIETKPKIEKL
- a CDS encoding response regulator; the encoded protein is MKWGRVLHWCLLVLPSQVFWFSAQAQPSLAQHLTFPAGTVYEILRDSKGFMWFAASSGLYRYDGYTTIVYKHDPGNPNSLSESFITALQEDRDGNLWVGTLNGGLNKFLTATNTAIRLNKSSADKIGIPGKSMTDIDIDDSGNVWVISGKPYKINPVTLAIDSLPLALPPDFGITKILFGRNNTAWIGSNGDGFGVLNKTTGQFEIYRVTHPDAAIAARANVIRNFQEDDQGTLWLATYGGLVQFNPATKSIRHWINKPDDPFSLRHNSLWNIYPDKHGKIWIASWGGGLSYYDATHDRFENNMFKPGSIFGINSNEARSFFADRDGTFWLGTNGDGIYKLKPIEALKEFAGSGQLKQPIRAAIAGKRYHYFLSDQHGLMAYSENEGLVFTLPPFRDRKPNGLGGNFVSGVVERGDGKIFIGTDFGITEFDPETKKANYYFNIPGDNTSLSHNSVNSIFIDSKNRLWAGTPFDLNLFLPDKKQFFKFRKPEFFQKSIMQFLETDEGLWLGTATGGLLLFNAEKDSIIHNFQYEAGSKGLSNNYITALFQDHQNYIWIGTRQGLNRYNPNTKKVERMHTATQLDGSSIGIIAAGKGYEIFIQSDHGLYSCFRKQAANEFEFVKLPSPVSSSVIQLLSVKDRNYNLVIADKVYQLPYSAYIVSTTAVPIVITQFSIDPNNSHPLDSSELVINPSFRNGITLAYDQNLFSIEFSLLDFTDPNTNEYAYMLENFDNTWTYSGTRRFVTYTNISPGTYIFHAKGKGHNEAWNEEGVSMVITVLPPPWKTWWAYTTYGIILIGLLWAARKNIINRERLKAQVALEQKEKQTLRELDHLKTKFFSNITHEFRTPLTLIQGPADNLLEKTTDKETVQQLNLIKSNAQRLLKLINQLLDLAKLDANETKLDKKPLNLASLCRATIAQFTSMAESRNISFQWQLTEPIPTVVGDEEKIETILINLMSNALKFTPSGGNVKVFAQFQDDKFLFKVEDTGRGIPANKLEHIFDRFYQVEASDSSHAEGTGIGLALVKEYVELMRGIIHVQSIPGKGTVFTVTLPLQPSTTQTEPDTEQYNTPLIQQEATETNGEAHLPMLLLVEDNEDIRTLIKSCLGAAYRYREARHGKEGLEKARTEIPDMIISDLMMPEMDGLEFCERVKKDPNTNHIPFIMLTAKAADEHKLTGLQTGADDYLIKPFNKQELIFKVQNLVQLREKLQEHIKLNLLTKATPVKAVSASEQFIMKAKTFVESNLGDASLSVERLAEELNLGREQCYRKIMALTGLSPSAFIRKLKLQRAAQLLAAKAAPVSQVAYQVGYENLSHFSKAFKEEFGKLPSEYS